The segment AAGGATTGCAGCGCATCTTGACGGTCCCCGAGATCAAGACCCCCGCTGACTTGAAGGGCAAGCGCGTCGGCGTCACGCGCATCGGCGCGGTTTCCCATGTCGTCCTGCAGATGATGATGCAGCGTTGGAAGATGAACCCCGCCGACGTTCAAGTCATGCAGGTTGGCTCGTCGCCGGATATGCTGATCAGTCTGGATAAGAAAGGCATCGACGCCGCGGTGTTGACCATCCCGTCGATGTTCGTCGCCGAAGACCGCGGCTATCGTGTGCTGATCGACATGGCGGAGACCGACATTTTTTATCTCCACACCATGATCGGCTCGACCCGGGCCTACGTCAAGAATAACCGCGACAAGGTGTCGCGCTTTTTGAAGGGGTATTTGGAAGGCATCGCCTTCGTGAAGCAAAACCGCAAAGAGAGTATCGAGATCGTCAAGAAAAAGCTTCGCATCGGTCCGGCCCAGGAGCGCAATCTGCAACGTGCCATCGACTTGGTTGCCGACAAGTATTACGAGCAGGTCCCCTACACCTCCCAGCGCGGCGTCGAGACGGTGTTGGGGTTCATCGAGAAGGACAACCCCAAAGCTAAAGGCGCCGACCCCAAGTCGTTCTACGACGACAGCCTGTTGCGCGAGATTGAGCAGAGCGGGTTTGTTAAACCGCTCTACCAACGTTGATCATCGGCGGGACCGGACGGGTTGATGAAAAAGCTGAGCGGTTATCTAATTCTAATTTCGCTGCTGGTCATGTTTCATGACGGCCTCGCGGCGGCGCAGGAGAAAGTCCGCGTCGGGTTGAGTTCGGTGAGCGCGCTGCATAGCGCCATGTGGGTGGCCGAGCAGAAAGGTTTTTTTCGCGGCCATGGTATCGAGGCGGAGATCATCGTTACCGGCCAGGGCGCGGCGACCGGGATTAGCGCGCTCTTGGCCAACGATATCCAGATCGTCAGCTCGGCCGGCGACTCCCTGGTCAACTCGGCGTTACGTGGCGGTGAGACCGTGATGATCGCCGCCGGCGTCAACCGCGGCCTCAATCGCATCATGGTGCGCCCGGAGATCAAAAACCCGGCAGATTTGAAGGGCAAAAAGATCGGCGCCACCCGCGTCGGCGCGGTGTCGCATTCGGTGCTGATGATGATGCTCAAGCGCTGGAACATTAACCCAGCCGATGTCCAGGTGCTCCAGCTGGGCTCGTCGCCAAATATGCTGTCAGCCTTGGAGAAGGGCGGCATCGACGGCGCGGTGATGACGATTCCCTTCGTATTTGTCGCCGAGGATCGCGGCTCGCGGGTGCTCATCGATCTGGCCGAGACCGATATTTTTTACTTACACACGATGATCGCCTCGACGCGCAGTTTCGTAAAAAGCAAGCGCGATATCGCGCTCAGATTTCTCCGCGGTTTCGTCGAAGGTATCGCCTACTTCAAACAGAACAAGAAGGAAAGTTTGGAGATTGTTCGTAGAAAACTACGCATCAACGTCGATCAGGAACGCAACCTGGAACGTTCCTACGATTTGCTGGCGACGAAATATTACGAAGCGATGCCCTATCCGTCGCTACGCGGCGTCGAGACCGTGCTCGGTTTGGTCGAAAAGGATAATCCCAATGCCAAGACCGCCGATCCGAAATCCTTCGTCGACGACAGTCTTTTGCGTGAAATTGACGCCAGTGGGTTTATCAAGACGCTGTATCCGCGTTAGCGCACCGACAAGTTTTCACTTCCCCTCTTTGGAAAGAAGGCGCTAGGGGAGA is part of the Deltaproteobacteria bacterium genome and harbors:
- a CDS encoding ABC transporter substrate-binding protein, yielding MHRIKMVVWLFIVGFSLPLYGANAQDKIRMGLSSVSALHTATWVAEERGLFRKHNIDAEVIVTGQGGTVGIAALMANDVQMLSSAGDLLAAAALRGGEAVMLAGVVNKGLQRILTVPEIKTPADLKGKRVGVTRIGAVSHVVLQMMMQRWKMNPADVQVMQVGSSPDMLISLDKKGIDAAVLTIPSMFVAEDRGYRVLIDMAETDIFYLHTMIGSTRAYVKNNRDKVSRFLKGYLEGIAFVKQNRKESIEIVKKKLRIGPAQERNLQRAIDLVADKYYEQVPYTSQRGVETVLGFIEKDNPKAKGADPKSFYDDSLLREIEQSGFVKPLYQR
- a CDS encoding ABC transporter substrate-binding protein, translating into MKKLSGYLILISLLVMFHDGLAAAQEKVRVGLSSVSALHSAMWVAEQKGFFRGHGIEAEIIVTGQGAATGISALLANDIQIVSSAGDSLVNSALRGGETVMIAAGVNRGLNRIMVRPEIKNPADLKGKKIGATRVGAVSHSVLMMMLKRWNINPADVQVLQLGSSPNMLSALEKGGIDGAVMTIPFVFVAEDRGSRVLIDLAETDIFYLHTMIASTRSFVKSKRDIALRFLRGFVEGIAYFKQNKKESLEIVRRKLRINVDQERNLERSYDLLATKYYEAMPYPSLRGVETVLGLVEKDNPNAKTADPKSFVDDSLLREIDASGFIKTLYPR